The region GGCGGAATTGTTTGTTGTCGCAACGCCGATTGGAAACCTGGGGGATATCACCCTCCGGGCTGTGGAGGTGCTCCGGCGGTGTCACACCATCGCCTGTGAGGACACCCGGCACAGCCGGAAACTTCTCTCCCATCTGGGCATATCAGCCCCCCTTTTGAGTTGTCGGGGCCAGAATACGCAACAGGCCGTTCCCAGAATCCTGGGAATTCTCCAGGAGGGAGGGGACGTTGCCTATATCAGCGATGCCGGTACCCCCGGAGTGAGCGATCCCGGAAGCGCCCTCGTCCGGGGGGTTCGCCAGGCGGGGTTTTCCGTGGTCCCTCTCCCGGGGGCAAGCGCGGTGACGGCCCTGGTTTCGGTGAGCGG is a window of Alkalispirochaeta americana DNA encoding:
- the rsmI gene encoding 16S rRNA (cytidine(1402)-2'-O)-methyltransferase; translated protein: MAELFVVATPIGNLGDITLRAVEVLRRCHTIACEDTRHSRKLLSHLGISAPLLSCRGQNTQQAVPRILGILQEGGDVAYISDAGTPGVSDPGSALVRGVRQAGFSVVPLPGASAVTALVSVSGVAGRGWYFEGFLPPKGEKRLKRIKELVQRGDSVIFYESPHRIVRFLGELRQGAPGGQIVLGRELTKLHEEIVTGSVEEVASLVESGEIPARGEFVLLVWTDKSR